A stretch of the Vigna radiata var. radiata cultivar VC1973A chromosome 7, Vradiata_ver6, whole genome shotgun sequence genome encodes the following:
- the LOC106767129 gene encoding UPF0651 protein P31B10.02, mitochondrial — protein MRTAHCDLTQKLLPFNTALTKFPLQRTQPFFLQPHRMAEPSRAANTPAPHPIQPKPHTLADDNNPNQPKEIPPPPEKPEPGDCCGSGCVRCVWDIYYEELEQYNNLYKQNDPSPKPSS, from the coding sequence ATGAGAACAGCACATTGCGATCTCACCCAGAAGCTCCTTCCCTTCAACACCGCCCTCACCAAATTTCCTCTTCAACGCACGCAACCCTTCTTTCTCCAGCCCCATCGCATGGCGGAACCCTCGCGAGCCGCAAATACGCCCGCGCCGCACCCAATCCAACCCAAACCCCACACCCTCGCTGATGACAACAATCCCAATCAGCCGAAGGAGATTCCGCCGCCACCGGAGAAGCCGGAGCCCGGTGATTGTTGCGGCAGCGGCTGCGTCCGATGCGTTTGGGATATATATTATGAGGAACTCGAACAATATAATAATCTCTACAAACAGAACGATCCAAGCCCCAAACCTTCTTCATAG